In Paenibacillus sonchi, a single genomic region encodes these proteins:
- a CDS encoding CAP domain-containing protein, giving the protein MKSKTLRAMLGGSVAAVMALSISLPLQANAASEIQTVTLKTDSFAKFMEYLQQYSDNGFSFDGSTVTITKPQPVVTTKPAPAVPTAPAKPAATPAPTAKPVATPAPTAKPVATPAPTAQPAAPAATAKPAATPAAPAVADTTGTAAFTRQIVTLVNKERAAAGLSPVSALASLNKVAAAKATDMRTNNYFSHTSPTYGSPFDMMSAFGVTYQYAGENIAMGQRTPQEVMTAWMNSAGHRANILSANFNYIGVGFDNNYWVQEFIGK; this is encoded by the coding sequence ATGAAGAGCAAGACTTTAAGAGCGATGTTAGGGGGAAGTGTAGCAGCTGTTATGGCGCTTAGCATTTCTCTACCATTACAGGCAAATGCAGCATCCGAAATTCAGACCGTGACCCTGAAGACTGACAGCTTCGCAAAATTCATGGAATATCTGCAACAATATAGCGATAATGGATTTTCGTTTGACGGTTCCACGGTAACCATTACCAAGCCTCAGCCAGTTGTCACTACCAAACCGGCACCTGCCGTGCCAACAGCTCCAGCCAAACCGGCGGCAACACCAGCGCCAACAGCCAAGCCAGTGGCTACACCAGCGCCAACAGCCAAGCCAGTGGCTACACCGGCGCCAACAGCTCAACCTGCAGCGCCAGCAGCAACAGCTAAACCTGCTGCAACTCCTGCAGCTCCGGCAGTAGCGGATACTACAGGAACCGCTGCCTTTACCCGGCAGATTGTAACGCTGGTCAACAAGGAACGCGCCGCAGCCGGACTTTCGCCAGTCTCCGCTTTGGCCAGTCTGAACAAAGTTGCCGCAGCCAAAGCCACAGACATGCGCACAAATAATTATTTCTCCCATACCTCTCCTACGTACGGATCACCGTTTGACATGATGTCTGCATTTGGAGTTACTTACCAGTACGCCGGCGAGAACATCGCCATGGGGCAGCGGACGCCTCAGGAAGTTATGACCGCCTGGATGAACAGTGCAGGACACCGCGCCAACATTTTAAGTGCCAATTTCAATTATATCGGCGTCGGTTTTGATAACAATTACTGGGTTCAGGAATTCATCGGCAAGTAA
- a CDS encoding WG repeat-containing protein: MLRIILNELIKGWDNGLVQTEVWRWDGIGWNECIPQQEEDFIRADEEMFVTIPAVAGLYRVDYSRKPLEPLFVLPEVEESALRAELLHPAPFKLKEGTLWGYINNEGKTAIEPRYDYAEEFQAKGLAVVQRKDKSGLIDSTGREKVKPVYSFIAPFSEGRAVVSDAKGYTLIDEKGIEVTPARADYLNSLHEGRALFSKQGNTGKSLYGYWDAQGKEVLPAVYEDAGDFAAGSALVKIKDGEYALIDPQGAVLHTYHYPFVGYPGDGLLAFQAEENGKYGYLRTDGTIAVQPQFTAALPFSGGRAVVNTASDYGNAYGLIDTQGKQIIPATYYEVLQLGEDRVALGTPLVASQPYRGSRYAIADAVTGRILSSHPLLGVNNYQNGLASVYDTQNTYFIDKSGKKAAQPPVIPGSGTLSFSGSLIRADVDLRTSYYDRKGKQVWRQNGVIPLRPPYSVLEKKYKPNRDYLVYYPVVEGIAITDVSREVNDKLRSLSLAEGAGTGGGAQDFSYTGDFAVSFFRKVLLVLELSGYRYPFGAAHGMPTRIYTHINLKNGRFYRLGDLFKPGSKYVQKLSDIVGKQIANDPQYDYVFPDTYKGISADQPFYVDEEALYLYFAPYEIAPYAAGFPTFRIPYAEIMGLISTEGEFWQSFH, translated from the coding sequence ATGCTGAGGATCATATTAAATGAGCTGATCAAAGGCTGGGATAACGGCCTCGTGCAGACAGAGGTGTGGCGTTGGGACGGAATCGGCTGGAACGAGTGCATTCCCCAGCAGGAAGAGGATTTTATCCGGGCGGATGAAGAGATGTTCGTAACGATCCCTGCTGTGGCGGGCTTATACCGGGTGGATTATTCCCGGAAACCGCTCGAACCGCTGTTTGTTCTCCCGGAGGTGGAGGAGAGTGCGCTGAGGGCTGAACTGCTGCACCCGGCGCCTTTTAAGCTGAAAGAGGGCACACTCTGGGGTTATATCAACAATGAGGGCAAGACAGCCATTGAGCCACGGTACGATTATGCCGAGGAATTTCAGGCGAAAGGGCTGGCTGTTGTGCAGCGTAAGGACAAAAGCGGACTGATTGACAGCACCGGCAGGGAAAAAGTGAAACCGGTGTATTCCTTTATTGCCCCGTTTTCTGAAGGCAGGGCTGTGGTCTCGGATGCAAAAGGCTATACCCTGATTGATGAGAAGGGCATAGAGGTCACTCCGGCGCGGGCGGATTATTTGAATTCGCTGCATGAAGGGCGGGCACTATTCTCCAAACAGGGCAACACCGGCAAATCCCTTTACGGCTATTGGGATGCGCAGGGGAAAGAGGTGCTGCCAGCCGTTTATGAGGATGCCGGTGATTTCGCCGCCGGGTCTGCCCTGGTTAAGATCAAAGACGGCGAGTATGCCCTGATCGACCCGCAGGGGGCTGTATTGCATACGTACCATTATCCTTTTGTCGGCTACCCGGGTGACGGGCTGCTCGCCTTTCAGGCGGAGGAGAACGGCAAATACGGCTATCTTCGTACAGACGGCACAATAGCGGTACAACCGCAGTTTACGGCAGCGCTGCCTTTCTCCGGAGGAAGAGCGGTGGTCAATACAGCATCAGACTATGGCAATGCCTACGGTCTTATTGACACGCAGGGCAAACAGATCATCCCGGCCACCTATTATGAAGTGCTGCAGCTTGGCGAAGACCGGGTCGCACTTGGAACCCCGCTGGTTGCCTCCCAGCCTTACCGGGGATCGCGGTACGCTATTGCAGACGCAGTGACAGGGAGAATCCTCAGCAGCCATCCTCTGCTCGGCGTGAACAATTATCAGAACGGCCTGGCGTCCGTATACGATACCCAGAATACTTATTTTATCGATAAAAGCGGCAAAAAGGCTGCCCAGCCTCCGGTCATCCCCGGCTCCGGGACACTCTCCTTCAGCGGCAGTCTGATCCGGGCAGATGTAGACCTGCGGACGTCTTATTATGACCGGAAAGGCAAACAGGTATGGAGGCAAAACGGTGTGATACCGCTCCGGCCGCCCTATTCCGTGCTGGAGAAGAAATACAAGCCGAACAGAGACTATCTGGTGTACTATCCGGTGGTGGAAGGCATCGCCATTACGGATGTGTCCAGAGAAGTGAATGATAAGCTGCGGAGTCTTTCTCTGGCCGAAGGTGCGGGAACGGGAGGGGGAGCGCAAGACTTCAGTTATACAGGCGATTTCGCCGTATCCTTCTTCCGGAAGGTTTTGCTGGTGTTGGAGCTAAGCGGATACCGTTATCCGTTTGGAGCGGCCCATGGCATGCCTACGCGGATCTATACGCACATCAATCTGAAGAACGGCAGGTTTTACCGGCTCGGTGACTTGTTCAAGCCAGGCAGCAAATATGTGCAGAAGCTGAGTGATATCGTCGGCAAGCAGATTGCGAACGATCCGCAGTATGATTATGTATTTCCGGATACTTATAAAGGCATTTCCGCTGATCAGCCGTTTTATGTGGATGAAGAGGCGCTTTACCTGTATTTTGCCCCGTATGAAATCGCGCCGTATGCCGCCGGGTTTCCGACCTTCCGTATTCCATATGCGGAGATTATGGGCCTGATCTCAACCGAAGGTGAATTCTGGCAGTCCTTTCATTAA
- the mglC gene encoding galactose/methyl galactoside ABC transporter permease MglC yields MNVKKAQSFVTQNAIYIVLVLLILGIIIYEPSFMSINTLRDVLIQSSTRVIIALGVAFILITAGTDLSAGRVVGFTAVISASMLQIPDYSRRFFPDMPQVQVWLPILIAIVAGLLCGLINGIIVSKLNVPPFIATLGTMLIVYGLNSLYFDMDPNQSQPIGGLRPDFTKIGSGFIGSGQYSIPYIVIIALVVAAIVWVLFNKTKLGKNMYAIGGNMQAAKVSGINVSKNLIYIYAIAGALYGLAGVLEAARTGGATNNYGNMYELDAIAACVVGGVSTTGGIGTVPGVLVGVIIFTLINYGLTFIGISPYYQLIIKGLIIIAAVSFDMRKYSSKK; encoded by the coding sequence ATGAACGTAAAAAAAGCTCAATCCTTTGTCACTCAGAATGCGATTTATATCGTATTGGTCCTGCTAATTCTAGGAATTATCATTTATGAGCCAAGCTTTATGTCCATCAACACCCTGCGCGACGTGCTGATTCAGTCGTCAACCCGCGTCATCATCGCCCTTGGTGTGGCTTTTATTCTGATCACGGCCGGTACGGACTTGTCAGCGGGGCGTGTCGTAGGCTTCACAGCGGTGATCTCGGCTTCCATGCTGCAAATCCCGGATTATTCCCGCCGATTCTTCCCGGATATGCCGCAGGTGCAGGTATGGCTGCCCATTCTTATCGCCATCGTTGCCGGTCTTCTCTGCGGTCTGATCAATGGTATCATTGTTTCCAAGCTTAATGTTCCGCCATTTATCGCCACACTGGGCACGATGCTGATCGTATACGGTCTGAACTCCCTGTACTTTGATATGGACCCGAACCAATCGCAGCCGATTGGCGGCCTGCGTCCTGACTTCACCAAAATCGGCTCCGGTTTTATTGGCAGTGGCCAATATTCTATCCCGTACATCGTCATCATCGCCCTAGTAGTCGCCGCCATTGTCTGGGTGCTGTTCAACAAAACCAAGCTGGGCAAAAACATGTACGCCATCGGCGGCAATATGCAGGCTGCCAAGGTGTCCGGGATCAATGTATCCAAGAACCTGATCTACATCTATGCTATCGCCGGCGCCCTTTATGGTCTGGCTGGTGTGCTTGAGGCGGCCAGAACAGGCGGCGCTACGAACAACTATGGCAACATGTACGAGCTGGACGCCATCGCAGCCTGCGTAGTCGGGGGCGTATCCACTACAGGCGGTATCGGTACGGTACCAGGTGTTCTCGTCGGTGTTATTATTTTCACCCTGATCAACTACGGCCTGACCTTTATTGGCATCAGCCCGTATTACCAATTGATTATCAAGGGTCTGATCATCATTGCTGCGGTATCGTTTGATATGCGGAAATATTCGTCGAAGAAGTAA
- a CDS encoding sugar ABC transporter ATP-binding protein, translated as MAKTEFLLEMNNITKEFPGVKALDGVSLKVRPGSVHALMGENGAGKSTLMKCLFGIYSPDAGEIYLEGEKASITNSNDALGHGISMIHQELHPVPFRNVMENIWLGRFPTKGFGPLQFIDHKKMFTDTENLFKDLDIDLHPETLVGKLSVSKIQSIEIAKAVSFHSRVIVMDEPTSSLTSVEVEHLFRIIRDLQKRGVAIIYISHKMEEILEISDEVTIMRDGKKIGTWPSAELTTDLIISRMVGRDLTNRFPERQNVPGEVFLKVEGLTSTEPRSFKDVSFELRRGEILGVGGLVGAQRTEVIEALFGLRSIKSGSISIGGKKVSIQSPQDAKRHGLALLTEERRVTGIFPVLSVHENGAIANLDHYKTPYFLLDGKKKKAEVDKMIEKLRTKTPTTKTQIMNLSGGNQQKVLLARWLLTEPEVLLLDEPTRGIDVGAKFEIYSIIADLAKQGKSIIMISSEMPELLGMSDRVMVMSEGRLTGILEGDQATETEVMRLAAQH; from the coding sequence ATGGCAAAAACTGAATTTTTGCTGGAAATGAACAATATCACCAAAGAATTTCCCGGCGTGAAGGCGCTGGACGGCGTAAGCCTCAAGGTTAGGCCGGGTTCAGTCCATGCACTTATGGGCGAAAACGGTGCAGGCAAGTCCACACTGATGAAATGTCTGTTTGGAATCTATTCACCGGATGCCGGTGAGATTTATCTGGAAGGTGAAAAGGCTAGTATTACGAATTCCAATGATGCTTTGGGCCACGGAATCTCCATGATACACCAGGAGCTGCATCCCGTTCCGTTCCGCAATGTGATGGAGAATATCTGGCTGGGGCGTTTTCCGACAAAAGGCTTCGGACCGCTTCAGTTCATTGACCACAAGAAAATGTTTACTGACACTGAAAACCTTTTCAAGGATCTGGACATTGATCTTCATCCCGAAACCCTGGTAGGCAAGCTGTCTGTATCCAAAATCCAATCGATCGAAATCGCCAAAGCTGTCTCTTTTCATTCACGGGTTATTGTCATGGATGAACCGACTTCATCGCTGACCAGCGTGGAGGTTGAGCATTTGTTCCGGATTATCCGGGATCTGCAAAAAAGAGGCGTAGCCATTATTTATATATCGCACAAAATGGAAGAAATTCTTGAAATCTCTGACGAAGTGACGATCATGCGTGACGGTAAAAAAATCGGCACCTGGCCTTCGGCGGAGCTGACCACAGATCTGATTATCTCCAGAATGGTCGGCCGTGACCTCACCAACCGGTTCCCGGAACGCCAGAACGTTCCAGGTGAAGTTTTTCTTAAAGTGGAAGGGCTTACATCGACTGAACCCCGCTCGTTCAAGGATGTGTCCTTTGAGCTCAGACGCGGTGAAATTCTCGGTGTTGGCGGTCTGGTCGGCGCACAGCGGACAGAGGTTATCGAAGCCCTGTTCGGTCTGCGGTCCATTAAATCCGGAAGCATCTCCATCGGGGGCAAAAAGGTCAGCATTCAATCGCCGCAGGATGCCAAAAGGCACGGGCTGGCCCTGCTCACCGAAGAGCGCCGTGTAACCGGTATTTTCCCGGTGTTGTCGGTTCATGAGAACGGGGCGATTGCCAATCTGGATCATTACAAAACTCCGTACTTCCTGCTTGACGGCAAGAAGAAGAAGGCAGAAGTCGATAAAATGATCGAAAAGCTGCGCACCAAGACACCAACCACCAAAACGCAGATTATGAATCTGTCAGGGGGCAATCAGCAAAAGGTGCTGCTGGCCAGATGGCTGCTCACCGAGCCGGAGGTTCTGCTGCTGGATGAACCCACCCGCGGAATAGATGTCGGCGCCAAATTCGAGATTTATTCGATCATCGCCGACCTGGCGAAGCAGGGCAAAAGCATTATCATGATCTCTTCTGAAATGCCGGAGCTGCTTGGAATGTCCGACCGCGTGATGGTCATGTCGGAAGGCAGGCTTACTGGAATATTAGAAGGCGACCAGGCTACGGAAACCGAAGTTATGCGTCTCGCTGCACAGCATTAA
- a CDS encoding galactose ABC transporter substrate-binding protein encodes MKKITSVLLASALLGAALAGCGGNNNADTGNKGNAAKATNSANSGAAGGETPKVGVAIYKFDDTFMTGVRNAIDTAAKGIATVDIVDSQNSQPTQNDKVDLFITKKYDGMLINPVDRTAAGVIIDKAKTADIPVVFLNREPLPEDMKKWDKVYYVGAKAEESGTMSGQLIVDYWKAHPEADKNKDGVLQYVMLKGEPGHQDAELRTTYSIQAIEDAGIKVEKLAEDTALWDRVKGQEKMAAFLGSHGDKIEAVLANNDDMALGAIEALKAAGYFTGDKYMPVVGVDATAPAVQALQDGTMLGTVLNDANNQGKAAITLAALLAKGEAPTKENVGFDITDNQYVWISYKKITKDNVADAK; translated from the coding sequence ATGAAAAAAATCACTTCCGTTTTACTCGCCAGTGCTTTGCTGGGTGCGGCTCTGGCAGGCTGCGGCGGCAACAATAATGCCGATACAGGAAATAAAGGCAATGCTGCCAAAGCCACCAACAGTGCAAACTCCGGTGCTGCCGGGGGTGAAACTCCAAAGGTCGGCGTAGCCATCTACAAATTTGACGACACGTTCATGACCGGTGTCCGCAACGCGATTGACACGGCGGCTAAAGGCATTGCTACCGTGGATATCGTAGACAGCCAAAACTCTCAGCCTACGCAGAACGACAAGGTTGACCTCTTCATCACGAAAAAATACGACGGCATGCTGATCAACCCGGTTGACCGCACAGCAGCAGGCGTAATTATCGATAAAGCCAAAACCGCGGACATTCCGGTGGTGTTCCTGAACCGTGAACCGCTTCCGGAAGATATGAAGAAATGGGACAAAGTATACTATGTCGGCGCTAAAGCAGAAGAGTCCGGCACCATGTCCGGCCAGCTGATTGTGGATTACTGGAAGGCCCACCCTGAAGCGGACAAAAACAAAGACGGCGTGCTCCAATATGTAATGCTGAAAGGTGAACCGGGACATCAGGATGCAGAGCTGCGCACCACATACTCCATCCAGGCAATCGAAGATGCCGGCATCAAGGTGGAAAAGTTAGCTGAAGATACAGCATTGTGGGACCGTGTCAAAGGGCAGGAAAAAATGGCAGCCTTCCTCGGCTCCCATGGCGACAAGATTGAAGCCGTCCTTGCGAACAACGATGACATGGCCCTCGGTGCGATCGAAGCTCTGAAGGCTGCCGGATATTTTACTGGCGACAAGTACATGCCGGTTGTAGGGGTGGACGCCACAGCTCCGGCGGTTCAAGCGCTGCAGGATGGAACCATGCTCGGTACGGTGCTGAACGATGCCAACAACCAAGGTAAAGCGGCGATTACACTGGCTGCGCTGCTGGCCAAAGGCGAAGCTCCAACCAAGGAAAATGTGGGCTTTGACATCACTGACAACCAATATGTCTGGATTTCCTACAAAAAGATCACCAAAGATAATGTAGCTGACGCTAAATAA
- a CDS encoding substrate-binding domain-containing protein, with amino-acid sequence MKSLRLGLVLLLCAVLALAVTSCLGTSPAYISTNKTHKVHMIVKMNRGDYWNTVKLGAEAAAREFNVKLTFKAPDSESDIDEQITMVEESIKQKADVIILAASSYMGLAQVVDQAEYYRIPVISVDAEVGSAKVKTYVGSNGYEAGQKSAERLIDLLNGYGEIGIINFTNSTSGQTSSTGTIDYGARDADEREKGFLNYAARFPNVEVVQISYTSSNTADAEQLTRDMLRNHPRLRGIATLNETASQGAGKVIQELGPGPLKMVAFDSSPSMLEMLQDGTVQATVIQNPFNNGYLAVKYAVEATEGMDVPERVDTGTKLIDLDNMLWPENQKLLFPFVR; translated from the coding sequence ATGAAAAGCTTGCGCTTAGGGCTTGTGCTGCTGCTGTGCGCGGTATTGGCGCTTGCGGTTACTTCCTGTCTGGGCACCTCTCCGGCATACATCAGCACAAATAAAACACACAAAGTCCATATGATTGTAAAAATGAACCGGGGCGATTACTGGAATACGGTGAAGCTGGGTGCAGAAGCGGCCGCCAGGGAGTTCAATGTGAAGCTGACGTTCAAGGCGCCGGATTCGGAAAGCGACATTGATGAGCAGATCACCATGGTGGAAGAGTCCATCAAGCAAAAGGCCGATGTAATCATCCTTGCAGCCAGCAGCTATATGGGGCTTGCACAGGTTGTGGATCAGGCGGAATACTACAGGATTCCGGTGATTTCAGTCGATGCGGAGGTGGGCTCGGCCAAGGTGAAAACCTATGTGGGCTCCAACGGCTATGAGGCGGGGCAAAAATCCGCGGAAAGACTGATTGATCTGTTGAACGGATATGGGGAGATCGGAATCATTAATTTCACCAACTCCACAAGCGGACAGACCAGTTCAACGGGGACGATTGATTACGGCGCACGGGATGCGGATGAACGGGAAAAAGGGTTTCTCAACTATGCTGCCCGTTTTCCCAATGTTGAAGTGGTGCAGATTTCTTATACTTCCTCCAACACTGCCGATGCGGAACAGCTGACCCGGGACATGCTTCGCAACCATCCCCGTCTTCGCGGGATCGCCACATTGAATGAAACAGCTTCCCAGGGTGCAGGCAAAGTAATTCAGGAATTGGGCCCCGGTCCGCTGAAGATGGTGGCTTTTGACAGTTCGCCTTCCATGCTGGAGATGCTGCAGGACGGTACGGTTCAGGCCACAGTGATCCAGAATCCCTTCAATAACGGATATTTAGCGGTCAAATACGCGGTAGAGGCCACAGAAGGCATGGATGTGCCGGAGCGCGTAGATACCGGAACGAAGCTGATTGACCTGGACAATATGCTGTGGCCGGAGAATCAAAAGCTGCTGTTTCCGTTTGTAAGGTAG
- a CDS encoding sensor histidine kinase — protein sequence MNKPKAYFFPHRPQPRRKGKLRLPSKLRSIQLIITLTFTAVTVLVAVIVSFMLYNKFAATAEANANMNMQQIIEQVNYNLELYVKGMGNIFETAEEHITSSPSIDSPLLSERMDMLMSSREDLVSVAVFTPQGKYVVGTPGQSMRINTQLQSQSWFTSAVKNPEISYSAPHIQNLFKGRYTWVVSISKMIEYKENGQIRKGILLIDFNFRTIDELSRQVKLGNRGYAYILDPLGNIVYHPQQQLIYAGLKYENVEPVLEYKFRSYLDESTGEKRFITVRTLDLTGWKIVGVAYYDEIVTTKRDLNHFLAWFLGVVIVGVIVLSILLSWLIASPIRKLERTVKLVGEGDLNTPIHVSGAYEVEQLSRRFNMMLQRIRQLMDQIIYEQETKRKGELEVLQSQINPHFLYNTLNSVIRLAERGKTDEVVTMIQSLSKFFRISLSKGKNMITMQEELDHIRHYLVIQSFRFKNKFRYEIRAEDEVLACQTIKLILQPIVENALYHGIEMLPDEGLITITAGLQEGLIVIRVSDNGLGMSKETLGTLLSGGGKSSSGSGVGVRNVNERIGLVYGREYGLAFESELEEGTTVTICFPAVKSGEGPEEGREESVQ from the coding sequence ATGAACAAGCCGAAGGCTTATTTTTTTCCGCACCGCCCGCAGCCGCGCAGAAAAGGCAAGCTCCGATTGCCCTCTAAGCTGCGGAGTATTCAGCTCATCATAACCTTAACCTTTACGGCGGTCACAGTGCTTGTTGCGGTGATCGTCAGTTTTATGCTGTACAACAAGTTTGCCGCAACGGCCGAAGCGAATGCCAATATGAACATGCAGCAGATCATTGAGCAGGTGAATTACAACCTGGAGCTTTATGTCAAAGGGATGGGGAACATTTTTGAAACGGCAGAGGAGCATATTACCTCCAGCCCTTCCATTGATTCACCCCTGCTTAGCGAACGGATGGATATGCTGATGAGCAGCCGTGAGGACCTGGTTTCAGTAGCGGTATTCACTCCCCAGGGAAAATATGTTGTCGGCACCCCCGGGCAGAGCATGCGGATCAACACCCAACTGCAGAGTCAGAGCTGGTTCACCTCGGCGGTCAAAAATCCTGAAATCTCCTATTCCGCTCCCCACATACAGAATTTATTCAAAGGACGCTACACCTGGGTGGTCTCGATCAGCAAAATGATTGAATACAAAGAGAACGGGCAAATCAGGAAAGGGATTCTGCTGATCGATTTCAACTTCCGTACCATTGATGAGCTCAGCAGACAGGTTAAGCTGGGGAATAGGGGCTACGCTTACATCCTTGACCCGTTAGGGAACATTGTCTATCATCCGCAGCAGCAGCTGATCTATGCCGGGCTGAAGTATGAGAATGTGGAGCCTGTGCTTGAGTATAAATTCCGCAGCTATCTGGACGAATCGACAGGAGAGAAACGTTTTATTACGGTGCGCACCCTGGATTTGACAGGATGGAAGATTGTGGGCGTGGCATATTACGATGAGATTGTGACCACCAAACGTGACCTGAACCATTTTTTGGCCTGGTTTCTGGGTGTCGTGATTGTAGGTGTGATCGTGTTATCCATCCTCCTCTCCTGGCTGATTGCCAGTCCCATCCGCAAGCTGGAGCGTACCGTCAAGCTGGTAGGGGAGGGGGATCTCAATACGCCGATCCATGTCAGCGGTGCCTACGAGGTGGAGCAGCTGTCGCGGCGTTTCAACATGATGCTGCAGCGGATCAGGCAGCTGATGGACCAGATTATCTACGAGCAGGAAACCAAGCGCAAGGGTGAGCTTGAAGTTCTTCAGTCACAGATCAACCCCCATTTTCTGTACAACACGCTGAATTCGGTCATCCGGCTGGCAGAACGCGGCAAAACGGATGAGGTGGTGACGATGATTCAATCGCTGTCGAAATTTTTCCGCATCAGTCTGAGCAAAGGGAAGAATATGATCACTATGCAGGAGGAGCTGGATCATATCCGGCATTATCTGGTCATTCAGAGCTTCCGCTTCAAAAATAAATTCCGTTATGAGATTCGGGCTGAGGACGAAGTGCTGGCCTGCCAGACGATTAAGCTGATTCTGCAGCCGATTGTGGAGAATGCCCTCTACCATGGCATCGAAATGCTCCCGGATGAGGGTCTGATTACTATTACCGCCGGGCTGCAGGAGGGTCTGATTGTCATCCGGGTCAGCGATAACGGGCTTGGCATGAGCAAGGAGACGCTGGGTACCCTGCTCAGCGGTGGCGGCAAGAGCAGCAGCGGTTCAGGTGTAGGCGTGCGGAATGTGAATGAACGGATTGGATTGGTCTACGGGCGGGAATACGGACTTGCTTTTGAGAGTGAGCTTGAAGAGGGAACGACAGTGACCATTTGCTTTCCTGCGGTCAAATCCGGAGAAGGGCCGGAAGAAGGAAGGGAGGAATCCGTACAATGA
- a CDS encoding response regulator, with translation MYKLILAEDEEDVREGIIAQIDWEHYGFEVVDQAENGREAADSIDRLLPDVVVTDIQMPFMNGLQLAEWIRSRHPNTKIIILTGYDEFEYAQKAIKLQIDEYILKPFSAQELIDVLLKVRSAIEAEIAEKENVFVLSEHYRKSLPVLREQFLSSLVSRRLRLEEIAEKSAEYGIHLNGELFQASVISVDYIREGGGTGAVGSRPVSLRDTGDRNLQLFAVLNIAEEICQKHSFGKVFIHRDNVVLLSVSEEKEEASITGRTYAILEEIRQNVQRFLKLTVTAGSGTACHSPSLLSQSFNDALQALDYRLILGNNRVIWIEDVESRVGRMLAYDELTQQSLIRTIKLGTLQELKEVVDELFGGLDAAQVSTQEYQIFLLEIITTILRVAKESGSELNDYPDLGFSSLSEIHKFNNMGEAREWIIGVCSRLMDSIAMERQSSYKQLIDQAKDYIRSHYEESDISIGRVCQHLHISTGYFSSIFKKEMKMTFVSYLLQIRLEAAKELLRSTELKAFEIAERIGFADPNYFSFCFRKKYGQSPKEYKNSSRGG, from the coding sequence ATGTATAAATTGATACTTGCCGAGGACGAAGAAGATGTAAGAGAAGGGATTATCGCGCAGATCGACTGGGAACATTACGGGTTTGAGGTTGTGGATCAGGCCGAGAACGGACGGGAAGCCGCGGACTCCATTGACCGGCTGCTGCCGGATGTGGTCGTTACCGATATTCAGATGCCATTTATGAACGGGCTGCAGCTGGCTGAGTGGATTCGCAGCCGTCATCCTAATACGAAGATCATTATACTGACCGGCTACGATGAATTCGAATATGCCCAAAAGGCCATCAAGCTGCAAATTGATGAATATATTTTGAAACCGTTTTCTGCACAGGAGCTGATCGACGTACTGCTTAAGGTAAGGTCGGCGATTGAGGCGGAGATTGCCGAGAAGGAGAATGTGTTCGTACTCAGTGAGCATTACCGCAAAAGCCTGCCAGTGCTCCGTGAACAGTTCCTTTCCTCCCTGGTTTCCCGCAGGCTCCGGCTGGAAGAAATTGCCGAGAAAAGCGCGGAATACGGAATCCATCTTAACGGAGAGCTGTTTCAGGCTTCCGTAATCAGTGTCGATTATATCCGTGAAGGCGGCGGAACGGGCGCTGTTGGCAGCAGACCGGTATCGCTCAGGGATACCGGAGACCGCAATCTGCAGCTCTTCGCTGTGCTGAATATTGCTGAAGAAATATGCCAGAAGCACAGCTTCGGCAAAGTATTTATCCACCGGGATAATGTGGTGCTGCTCTCGGTAAGCGAAGAGAAGGAAGAGGCATCCATTACCGGCAGGACGTATGCCATCCTCGAAGAAATCCGCCAGAATGTCCAGCGTTTTCTTAAACTGACGGTAACTGCGGGTTCCGGTACGGCATGCCATTCGCCGTCTCTTTTGTCCCAATCTTTCAATGATGCGCTGCAGGCGCTGGATTACCGGCTGATCCTTGGCAACAACCGGGTCATCTGGATTGAAGATGTGGAATCCCGGGTTGGACGCATGCTCGCCTATGACGAGCTGACCCAGCAGTCGCTGATCCGCACCATTAAGCTGGGCACCCTCCAGGAACTGAAGGAGGTCGTGGACGAGCTGTTTGGCGGATTGGATGCGGCACAGGTAAGCACACAGGAATACCAGATTTTCCTGCTGGAGATCATCACCACGATTCTGCGGGTGGCCAAGGAGTCGGGCAGTGAGCTGAACGATTATCCGGACTTAGGGTTTTCTTCACTGTCAGAGATTCATAAGTTCAACAATATGGGTGAAGCCAGAGAATGGATTATCGGGGTATGCAGCCGGCTGATGGATTCGATTGCTATGGAACGCCAGTCCAGCTACAAGCAGCTTATCGATCAGGCCAAGGACTATATCCGCAGCCATTATGAGGAATCCGATATTTCCATCGGCAGAGTCTGTCAGCATTTGCACATCAGTACAGGCTATTTCAGCAGCATTTTCAAAAAAGAAATGAAGATGACCTTTGTCAGCTACCTGCTGCAGATCCGTCTTGAGGCCGCCAAAGAGCTGTTGCGTTCGACAGAACTAAAGGCGTTTGAAATCGCCGAACGAATCGGCTTTGCCGACCCGAACTATTTCAGCTTCTGCTTCCGCAAGAAATATGGACAATCGCCAAAAGAGTACAAAAACAGCTCCCGGGGAGGATAA